The following coding sequences lie in one Sorghum bicolor cultivar BTx623 chromosome 6, Sorghum_bicolor_NCBIv3, whole genome shotgun sequence genomic window:
- the LOC8058670 gene encoding uncharacterized protein LOC8058670: protein MRKEMIIRVQTTGSEKGHSKAIKVAAAISGVESVTIAGEDKNLLLVIGVGIDSDRITKKLRRKVGHAEVVELRTVDAAALADDLVGGGRAIAAADHAYRYHASPSPYRHHHHSGARDHYYGGMDHYYAGGGSAYAPPAPPPLYYGGGGGGYPAQAQYEQHDYLYHPAGAKTHTVVHHEYASDPNGCSIM, encoded by the exons ATGAGG AAGGAGATGATCATACGGGTGCAGACGACGGGCTCCGAGAAGGGCCACAGCAAAGCTATCAAGGTGGCTGCTGCAATCTCAG GGGTGGAGTCCGTGACGATCGCCGGCGAGGACAAGAACCTGCTGCTGGTGATCGGCGTCGGCATCGACTCCGACCGCATCACCAAGAAGCTGCGCCGCAAGGTGGGCCACGCCGAGGTGGTGGAGCTGCGGACCGTCGACGCCGCCGCCCTCGCGGACGacctcgtcggcggcggccgcgccatcgccgccgccgaccACGCGTACCGCTACCACGCGAGCCCGAGCCCCTACAGGCATCACCACCACTCGGGTGCGCGCGACCACTACTACGGCGGCATGGACCACTACTACGCCGGTGGCGGATCCGCGTacgcgccgccggcgccgccgccgctctactacggcggcggcggcgggggataCCCGGCGCAGGCGCAGTACGAGCAGCACGACTACTTGTACCACCCGGCGGGCGCCAAGACGCACACGGTGGTGCACCACGAGTACGCCAGCGACCCCAACGGCTGCTCGATCATGTGA
- the LOC8058669 gene encoding spidroin-2 yields the protein MRKEIIIRMQPDSDKGRAKALKVAASVSGVESVTVAGESRDMLLLIGDGVDAGKLTRKLKKEVGEADILELRTLPATGSTSSALAPGSSTVVTQSAYQRHAATPGRSVPGGSRIECPFAAAAAAQWPGEHGRQQAVGYYHRRTPGPGYYHQQSSPMVGQGGYGYGYAGGSSFALEVARSHPANYSPMIARHDRPGNAGGRRELGGGGGPNCCSIL from the exons ATGAGG AAGGAGATCATCATTCGAATGCAGCCAGATTCGGACAAAGGCCGTGCCAAGGCTCTGAAGGTGGCAGCTTCAGTGAGCG GGGTCGAGTCGGTGACGGTGGCCGGCGAGAGCAGGGACATGCTGCTGCTGATCGGCGACGGCGTGGACGCGGGCAAGCTGACGAGGAAGCTGAAGAAGGAGGTCGGGGAGGCCGACATCCTGGAGCTGCGGACTCTGCCGGCCACGGGCAGTACCAGCAGCGCGCTGGCACCGGGCAGCAGTACCGTCGTCACGCAGTCCGCGTACCAGCGGCACGCCGCCACTCCCGGCCGGAGCGTGCCCGGAGGCAGCCGCATCGAGTGCccgttcgccgccgccgccgccgcgcagtGGCCGGGCGAGCACGGCAGGCAGCAGGCGGTCGGCTACTACCACCGCCGGACCCCGGGCCCGGGATACTACCACCAGCAGTCGTCGCCGATGGTTGGGCAAGGAGGATACGGGTACGGCTACGCGGGGGGCAGCAGCTTCGCGCTCGAGGTGGCGCGCAGCCACCCCGCGAACTACTCGCCGATGATCGCGCGGCACGACCGCCCGGGCAATGCAGGCGGGCGGCGAGAGCTCGGTGGCGGCGGAGGGCCCAACTGCTGCTCGATATTATAG